From Halomicrobium salinisoli, the proteins below share one genomic window:
- a CDS encoding DUF5305 domain-containing protein: MPDGEDLSTGTRVRYRLSSYYGVVLAACLVIAVLGGVAAYGAHAGPDTTTEHRVAGEWTAEGGFDHRATAQRDAVAFEEGEVLRNRSTYFSSVTPVLNGTYNYTHAGDVPPANVTIDLKVVLRAVDAAEEGTTEYWRVEERLASTERRVAARATLPVEFSVDVTDLANRTARVDEELEASVGRTQILVVAETRAETTLAEEPVVDERTDRLTIRPGRSTYEVSTDLQSPGEQTARETVTVPVEPDPLRAWGGLLLALLGLAGAGGLAALERRDELAVSPAVRAAVERREERAEFDEWISRGRVPPASDERVVALASLSDLVDVAIDSDRRVVEDEDGSFVVLDGDTRYVYDPATDGGAAGGNRDASDGVSVSDASPESDGEGVGADGDAGATGALRERAVDSAVHPIPSLDPSRTATDGDAPSPVAPATDSGRSENGGDGDAEFDVLAADLSALEADLAAAKQADAAPENGDGARDGSGNGDGNDGAAVDRTGDGADATANSSGTADDDTGPAGDGSDAEPGDGAANDGAESADGGDSSGE, encoded by the coding sequence ATGCCGGACGGTGAGGACCTCTCGACCGGGACGCGCGTCCGCTATCGCCTCTCGTCGTATTACGGGGTGGTACTCGCGGCCTGCCTGGTGATTGCGGTGCTGGGCGGCGTCGCGGCCTACGGGGCGCACGCGGGGCCGGACACGACCACCGAGCACCGCGTCGCCGGCGAGTGGACCGCCGAGGGCGGGTTCGATCACCGGGCGACGGCCCAGCGGGACGCCGTGGCCTTCGAGGAGGGGGAGGTCCTCCGGAACCGGTCGACGTACTTCTCGAGCGTCACGCCCGTCCTGAACGGGACGTACAACTACACCCACGCCGGGGACGTCCCGCCGGCGAACGTGACCATCGACCTGAAGGTGGTCCTCCGGGCCGTCGACGCGGCGGAGGAGGGGACCACGGAGTACTGGCGCGTCGAGGAGCGACTGGCCAGCACCGAGCGCCGCGTCGCCGCCCGGGCGACGCTCCCGGTCGAGTTCTCCGTCGACGTCACGGACCTCGCCAACCGCACGGCCCGCGTCGACGAGGAACTGGAGGCGTCGGTGGGCCGGACGCAGATCCTCGTCGTCGCGGAGACGCGCGCCGAGACGACGCTCGCCGAGGAGCCCGTCGTCGACGAGCGGACCGACCGGCTGACGATCCGGCCCGGTCGGAGCACGTACGAGGTCTCGACGGACCTCCAGTCGCCCGGCGAGCAGACCGCCCGGGAGACGGTGACGGTCCCCGTCGAACCCGATCCGCTGCGGGCCTGGGGCGGGCTCCTGCTCGCGCTGCTCGGCCTGGCCGGCGCCGGCGGGCTCGCGGCCCTGGAGCGGCGCGACGAACTGGCCGTCTCGCCGGCGGTCCGGGCGGCCGTCGAGCGCCGCGAGGAGCGCGCGGAGTTCGACGAGTGGATCTCCCGCGGCCGGGTGCCGCCCGCGTCCGACGAGCGCGTCGTCGCGCTGGCGTCGCTGTCGGACCTGGTCGACGTGGCCATCGACTCCGACCGGCGCGTCGTCGAGGACGAGGACGGGTCGTTCGTGGTCCTCGACGGCGACACGCGGTACGTCTACGACCCGGCGACCGACGGCGGAGCGGCGGGCGGGAACCGGGACGCGTCCGACGGGGTTTCGGTCTCGGACGCGTCGCCGGAGAGCGACGGCGAGGGCGTCGGTGCCGACGGTGACGCCGGAGCCACCGGCGCCCTCCGCGAGCGGGCCGTCGATTCGGCGGTCCACCCGATCCCGTCGCTGGACCCGTCGCGGACGGCGACCGACGGCGACGCACCGTCGCCGGTCGCGCCCGCGACCGACAGCGGCCGGAGCGAGAACGGCGGGGACGGCGACGCCGAGTTCGACGTCCTGGCGGCCGACCTCAGCGCCCTCGAGGCGGACCTGGCGGCGGCGAAGCAGGCGGACGCCGCGCCGGAGAACGGAGACGGTGCCCGCGACGGAAGCGGGAACGGAGACGGCAACGACGGGGCCGCGGTCGACCGGACGGGCGACGGTGCCGATGCGACGGCGAACAGTTCCGGTACCGCAGACGACGATACCGGTCCGGCTGGCGACGGTTCCGACGCAGAACCCGGAGACGGAGCGGCGAACGACGGTGCGGAGTCCGCCGACGGCGGCGACTCGTCGGGCGAGTGA
- a CDS encoding PspA/IM30 family protein, which produces MGILSRASYVLRSKFNAVLNRAEDPNETLDYSYEQLRDELQDVKQGIADLTTQKKRLEIQKRRLEENVEKHNEQAREAVQQDREDLARRALEKKKQKMQQIEDLEGQISQLQSQQDSLVEQKDELQSRIEQFRTKKETIKARHEAAEASKRVSEAMTGAGDEMADVGRAIERAEERTEEMEARSQAMDELQDEGVFEDALSDQDQLDRELEEVRTSGEVDAELETLKAEMGKSEPSEADGGSGESVDEEDLEAELADETGNGTGDVEAPDVADEEVESELEDLKEDEQS; this is translated from the coding sequence ATGGGCATCCTCTCACGCGCGTCCTACGTCCTCCGATCGAAGTTCAACGCGGTGCTCAACCGCGCCGAGGACCCCAACGAGACGCTGGACTACTCCTACGAGCAACTGCGCGACGAGCTCCAGGACGTCAAGCAGGGCATCGCCGACCTGACCACCCAGAAGAAGCGCCTGGAGATCCAGAAGCGCCGCCTCGAGGAGAACGTCGAGAAGCACAACGAGCAGGCCCGCGAGGCCGTCCAGCAGGACCGGGAAGACCTCGCCCGGCGCGCGCTGGAGAAGAAGAAACAGAAGATGCAACAGATCGAGGACCTGGAGGGCCAGATCAGCCAGCTCCAGTCCCAGCAGGACAGCCTCGTCGAGCAGAAAGACGAGCTCCAGAGCCGCATCGAGCAGTTCCGCACCAAGAAGGAGACGATAAAGGCCCGCCACGAGGCCGCCGAGGCCTCCAAGCGCGTCTCCGAGGCCATGACCGGCGCCGGCGACGAGATGGCCGACGTGGGCCGGGCCATCGAGCGCGCCGAGGAGCGCACCGAGGAGATGGAGGCCCGCTCGCAGGCGATGGACGAGCTTCAGGACGAGGGGGTCTTCGAGGACGCGCTCAGCGATCAGGACCAGCTGGACCGCGAGCTCGAGGAGGTGCGCACCTCCGGCGAGGTCGACGCCGAACTGGAGACGCTCAAGGCGGAGATGGGGAAGTCCGAGCCGTCGGAGGCCGACGGCGGGAGCGGCGAGTCGGTCGACGAGGAGGACCTCGAGGCCGAACTGGCCGACGAGACCGGCAACGGTACCGGAGACGTCGAGGCGCCCGACGTCGCCGACGAGGAGGTCGAGAGCGAACTCGAGGACCTGAAGGAAGACGAGCAGTCCTAG
- a CDS encoding alpha/beta hydrolase — protein sequence MPVVIPGGRDVRGTLDGDEDADAVAVACPPHPQRGGSRSDERLRAVGDALVDRGVACLRFDYGPWDEGRGERRDVLRALAWARDRFDRVGLFGYSFGGGVALAAAAEADPEPDAVGVLAPAPAAAGVDAEAALAGFSAPLRIVYGERDETADWEPVVELARERGAAVEAMPADHRFAGRAGRAGEAVGAVLADRLADE from the coding sequence ATGCCGGTAGTCATCCCGGGCGGTCGGGACGTGCGCGGGACGCTCGACGGCGACGAGGACGCCGACGCCGTCGCCGTCGCCTGTCCGCCCCACCCCCAGCGCGGCGGGAGCCGCTCCGACGAGCGCCTGCGAGCGGTGGGCGACGCCCTCGTCGACCGGGGCGTTGCCTGCCTGCGGTTCGACTACGGCCCGTGGGACGAGGGGCGAGGTGAGCGGCGGGACGTCCTGCGAGCGCTGGCGTGGGCGCGCGACCGGTTCGACCGCGTCGGGCTGTTCGGCTATAGCTTCGGCGGCGGCGTCGCGCTGGCCGCGGCGGCCGAGGCGGACCCGGAGCCCGACGCCGTCGGCGTGCTGGCGCCCGCCCCGGCGGCGGCCGGCGTCGACGCCGAGGCGGCGCTCGCCGGGTTCTCGGCACCCCTCCGGATCGTCTACGGGGAGCGCGACGAGACGGCGGACTGGGAACCGGTCGTCGAACTGGCCCGCGAGCGCGGCGCGGCCGTCGAGGCGATGCCCGCCGACCACCGCTTCGCCGGTCGGGCCGGCCGCGCCGGCGAGGCGGTCGGGGCCGTCCTCGCGGACCGGCTCGCCGACGAGTGA
- a CDS encoding endo-1,4-beta-xylanase, protein MTNDTNAHQGGVSDEKRDGDIGRRDYLRTVGVGTAMGVLGGTGAGTAAAQSDDWEAAADERIQEHRTGPLEIEVVDENGDPVSDADVAVEMQDHDYWFGYALSADLLVNQTEPGHPYRETLKEDFNVVWFGNYHKWRFFEDNQDDADEATAWAKDNGLDVRGHVCLWANIDAWAVPGDVVDAMGVDHDSGQDGPDLDPQHVEDRSFEHVQTIIDHYADFEYEGTSYGSVIEEWEVMNEVVHKPGFIRAVNGVPANEEAEDLDPVTAPLLADYYDHARDAAPDDVGLATNDYNTIEGSYDYARDDYERQIEFLEENSSLDYVGLQSHFTDRSSTVSSQETMDVLDRYAQHDVRLRVTEFDVTGDWPDEDKADWFREYFKTVFSHPATDAFLTAGGSDEHHWREDGPFYYEGWEPKPAMEVYRDLVFDEWWTEESGTTDDAGTYSVDAFLGEHEVTVSTGEGSVTRTVSVTDSDAGRQVTVTVEGGDGPPNGGDDRPPAVGDNENQPTDPDGDGLYEDLNGNGEVDYSDVVDYFNNMETNDFQSNAAYYDYNGNGEVDYADLVDLFNEI, encoded by the coding sequence ATGACGAACGACACGAACGCACATCAGGGGGGCGTATCGGACGAGAAGCGCGACGGTGACATCGGCCGTCGCGACTACCTGCGCACGGTCGGCGTCGGTACGGCGATGGGGGTCCTCGGCGGGACCGGCGCGGGCACGGCGGCCGCCCAGAGCGACGACTGGGAGGCCGCGGCCGACGAACGCATTCAGGAACACCGCACCGGGCCGCTGGAGATCGAGGTCGTCGACGAGAACGGGGACCCGGTGTCCGACGCCGACGTCGCCGTCGAGATGCAGGATCACGACTACTGGTTCGGCTACGCGCTCTCGGCCGACCTCCTCGTGAACCAGACCGAGCCGGGTCACCCGTACCGCGAGACGCTGAAGGAGGACTTCAACGTCGTGTGGTTCGGGAACTACCACAAGTGGCGCTTCTTCGAGGACAACCAGGACGACGCCGACGAGGCCACGGCCTGGGCGAAGGACAACGGGCTCGACGTGCGCGGCCACGTCTGCCTGTGGGCGAACATCGACGCCTGGGCGGTGCCGGGGGACGTCGTCGACGCGATGGGCGTCGACCACGATAGCGGGCAGGACGGGCCCGACCTCGACCCCCAGCACGTCGAAGACCGGAGCTTCGAGCACGTCCAGACGATCATCGACCACTACGCCGACTTCGAGTACGAGGGGACGTCCTACGGTTCGGTCATCGAGGAGTGGGAGGTCATGAACGAAGTGGTCCACAAGCCGGGGTTCATCCGCGCCGTCAACGGCGTGCCCGCCAACGAGGAGGCCGAGGACCTCGACCCGGTCACCGCGCCCCTCCTCGCGGACTACTACGACCACGCACGCGACGCGGCGCCCGACGACGTGGGGCTGGCGACCAACGACTACAACACGATCGAGGGCTCCTACGACTACGCCCGCGACGACTACGAGCGCCAGATCGAGTTCCTCGAGGAGAACAGCTCGCTGGACTACGTCGGACTGCAGAGCCACTTCACGGATCGGAGTTCGACCGTCTCGTCGCAGGAGACCATGGACGTCCTCGACAGGTACGCCCAGCACGACGTCCGCCTGCGCGTGACGGAGTTCGACGTGACCGGCGACTGGCCCGACGAGGACAAGGCCGACTGGTTCCGCGAGTACTTCAAGACGGTCTTCAGCCACCCGGCCACCGACGCCTTCCTGACGGCGGGCGGCAGCGACGAGCACCACTGGCGCGAAGACGGGCCGTTCTACTACGAGGGCTGGGAGCCCAAGCCCGCGATGGAGGTGTACCGCGACCTCGTCTTCGACGAGTGGTGGACCGAGGAGTCCGGCACGACCGACGACGCCGGCACCTACAGCGTCGACGCGTTCCTCGGCGAGCACGAGGTGACGGTCTCGACCGGCGAGGGCTCGGTGACGCGGACGGTGTCGGTGACGGATTCGGACGCCGGCCGGCAGGTCACCGTGACCGTCGAGGGCGGAGACGGGCCGCCGAACGGGGGAGACGACCGCCCGCCCGCCGTCGGCGACAACGAGAATCAGCCGACGGATCCCGACGGCGACGGCCTGTACGAGGACCTCAACGGCAACGGCGAGGTCGACTACTCCGACGTCGTCGACTACTTCAACAACATGGAGACCAACGACTTCCAGAGCAACGCCGCGTACTACGACTACAACGGCAACGGCGAGGTCGACTACGCGGACCTCGTCGACCTGTTCAACGAGATCTGA
- a CDS encoding HTH domain-containing protein — MSGSDSGGPRIELYVRSLSSFRPRGGRADLVERLGALEADGRIERFDVRVWGRRAPATREAARTAPGAAVHERLAAFREWADGNGLSLAPAVGERAVDSPTGDRSRSVELPAVLLAEYDDGDLTCVTPHADGGTVRTVPERLERIGDGRRGSFTAVECPELDALREPVPGGGE, encoded by the coding sequence ATGTCCGGGAGCGACAGCGGGGGACCACGAATCGAACTGTACGTCAGATCGCTGTCATCGTTCAGGCCTCGCGGCGGCCGCGCCGACCTCGTCGAGCGCCTCGGCGCGCTCGAGGCCGACGGTCGGATCGAGCGGTTCGACGTGCGCGTGTGGGGCCGGCGGGCGCCGGCCACCCGCGAGGCCGCGCGGACGGCGCCCGGCGCGGCCGTCCACGAGCGACTGGCCGCCTTCCGCGAGTGGGCCGACGGCAACGGCCTCTCGCTGGCGCCGGCCGTCGGCGAGCGCGCGGTCGACTCGCCGACCGGCGACCGGTCCCGCTCCGTCGAGCTACCGGCCGTCTTGCTGGCGGAGTACGACGACGGCGACCTGACCTGCGTGACGCCCCACGCGGACGGGGGGACGGTCCGGACGGTCCCCGAGCGACTCGAGCGCATCGGCGACGGGCGCCGGGGCTCTTTCACCGCGGTCGAGTGCCCCGAACTGGACGCGCTCCGGGAGCCCGTCCCGGGCGGCGGCGAGTGA
- a CDS encoding universal stress protein — protein sequence MAEYDDVLLPTDGSTGTQETVDHAVTLARTHDATLHALYVVDRRRYRAADKDTQDEVIQSLEEEGERALEDVAVRARDAGVDVVTEQRDGIPYREIQEYATEADVDVLTMGTHGQTGRDRVATLGSVTERVLKGVEVPVLVVNID from the coding sequence ATGGCAGAGTACGACGACGTCCTCCTCCCGACGGACGGGAGCACCGGCACTCAGGAGACCGTCGACCACGCGGTGACGCTGGCGCGGACCCACGACGCCACGCTGCACGCGCTGTACGTGGTCGACCGCCGGCGCTACCGCGCCGCAGACAAGGACACGCAGGACGAGGTGATCCAGTCCCTCGAAGAGGAGGGCGAGCGCGCGCTGGAGGACGTGGCCGTCCGGGCCAGGGACGCCGGCGTCGACGTCGTCACCGAACAGCGGGACGGCATCCCGTACCGCGAGATCCAGGAGTACGCGACCGAGGCCGACGTCGACGTCCTGACGATGGGCACCCACGGACAGACCGGCCGCGACCGCGTCGCCACGCTCGGGAGCGTCACGGAGCGCGTGCTCAAGGGAGTCGAGGTGCCCGTGCTGGTCGTCAACATCGACTAG
- the pyrG gene encoding glutamine hydrolyzing CTP synthase, producing MPTEPETDYDPELGRKFIFVTGGVMSGLGKGITAASTGRLLKNAGFDVTAVKIDPYLNVDAGTMNPFQHGEVYVLKDGGEVDLDLGNYERFLDEDMTFDHNVTTGKTYQHVIEKERAGDYLGKTVQIIPHITDDIKRRIREAAKGNDVCIIEVGGTVGDIEGMPYLEALRQFAHEEDEEDILFTHVTLVPYSKNGEQKTKPTQHSVKELRSIGLQPDILVGRCEDKLDIKTREKIALFCDVPTEAVFSNPDVEDIYHVPLMVEEEGLDEYVMERLNLKDEALPEDERENRWRDLVTQETTGEVDVALVGKYDLEDAYISVNEALKHAGLETNVDVNVRWVNSDDMPEHHAQRMREADAIVVPGGFGSRGTEGKVEAIRYARENDVPFLGLCLGFQMAVVEYARNVCGFEGANSAELDEDTPHPVIDILPEQYEVEDMGGTMRLGTHETEIEPGTLAADLYGGTSCTERHRHRYEVNPEYIDDLEDAGLVFSGHENNRMEILELPDHPYFIGTQFHPEFRSRPTRASPPFVGLVEAVLEDSDRDVEAAASDAGL from the coding sequence ATGCCGACGGAACCCGAAACAGACTACGACCCGGAGCTGGGTCGGAAATTCATCTTCGTGACCGGCGGCGTGATGTCGGGGCTGGGCAAGGGCATCACGGCCGCGAGCACGGGCCGCCTTCTCAAGAACGCCGGGTTCGACGTCACCGCCGTCAAGATCGACCCCTACCTGAACGTGGACGCGGGGACGATGAACCCCTTCCAGCACGGCGAGGTGTACGTGCTGAAAGACGGCGGCGAGGTCGACCTCGACCTGGGGAACTACGAGCGGTTCCTCGACGAGGACATGACCTTCGACCACAACGTCACGACCGGCAAGACCTACCAGCACGTCATCGAGAAGGAGCGCGCCGGCGACTACCTGGGCAAGACCGTCCAGATCATCCCGCACATCACCGACGACATCAAGCGCCGCATCCGGGAGGCCGCCAAGGGCAACGACGTCTGCATCATCGAGGTCGGGGGGACCGTGGGCGACATCGAGGGCATGCCCTACCTCGAGGCGCTGCGCCAGTTCGCCCACGAGGAGGACGAAGAGGACATCCTCTTCACGCACGTCACGCTCGTCCCCTACTCGAAGAACGGCGAGCAGAAGACCAAGCCCACCCAGCACAGCGTCAAGGAGCTGCGGTCGATCGGCCTCCAGCCGGACATCCTGGTGGGCCGCTGTGAGGACAAACTCGACATCAAGACCAGGGAGAAGATCGCGCTGTTCTGCGACGTCCCCACCGAGGCCGTCTTCTCGAACCCCGACGTCGAGGACATCTACCACGTCCCGCTGATGGTCGAGGAAGAGGGCCTCGACGAGTACGTCATGGAGCGGCTGAACCTCAAGGACGAGGCCCTGCCCGAGGACGAGCGGGAGAACCGCTGGCGCGACCTCGTCACCCAGGAGACCACCGGCGAGGTCGACGTGGCCCTCGTGGGCAAGTACGACCTCGAGGACGCCTACATCTCGGTCAACGAGGCGCTGAAACACGCCGGCCTCGAGACCAACGTCGACGTCAACGTCCGGTGGGTCAACTCCGACGACATGCCAGAGCACCACGCCCAGCGGATGCGCGAGGCCGACGCCATCGTCGTGCCCGGCGGGTTCGGCTCCCGCGGCACCGAGGGGAAGGTCGAGGCCATCCGCTACGCCCGCGAGAACGACGTCCCCTTCCTCGGGCTCTGCCTGGGCTTCCAGATGGCCGTCGTCGAGTACGCCCGCAACGTCTGCGGGTTCGAGGGCGCCAACTCCGCGGAACTGGACGAGGACACGCCCCACCCCGTCATCGACATCCTCCCGGAGCAGTACGAGGTCGAGGACATGGGCGGGACGATGCGGCTGGGCACCCACGAGACCGAAATCGAACCCGGCACGCTGGCCGCCGACCTCTACGGCGGGACCTCCTGTACGGAACGGCACCGCCACCGGTACGAGGTGAACCCCGAGTACATCGATGATCTCGAGGACGCCGGTCTGGTGTTCTCCGGCCACGAGAACAACCGCATGGAGATCCTGGAACTGCCCGACCACCCCTACTTCATCGGGACGCAGTTCCACCCCGAGTTCCGCTCGCGGCCCACCCGCGCGAGCCCGCCGTTCGTCGGCCTCGTCGAGGCCGTGCTCGAGGACTCGGATCGCGACGTCGAGGCGGCGGCGTCCGACGCCGGTCTCTGA
- the thrS gene encoding threonine--tRNA ligase: protein MSTVTVTLPDGSTLEVEEGATVEDVAYEIGPGLGSDTVAGVVDGELVDKHTPLHEDVEIEIVTPSADEYLDVLRHSAAHVFAQALQRLHPEAELTLGPWTDEGFYYDVTGVDLDEDDLEEIEAEAESIVEEDLEIERVLLDREEAVERYEDNEYKQEILETEAAGEDPVSFYEQGEFYDLCQGPHVESTGEIGGFALLEISASYWRGDEDNDTLTRVYGTAFPSEDDLEEYLERRRKAKERDHRKIGQEMDLFSVPDHSPGCAHFHPNGMRMRRELEEYVRTKNEELGYEEVWTPELNKAELWKPTGHYDAFREDGEMFAWEQDETEYGLKPMNCANHAYIYGDETRSYRDLPVRFSEFGTVYRNEQSGELSGLLRVRGFTQDDGHAFVRPDQIEAEIVDTLSVVQDIYGHFGLEVIYKLETQGDDAVGSDEIWSEATDALRSALESEGLEYEVEEGEAAFYGPKIALNARDALGREWTIGTVQLDFNIPERLDLTYVGEDNEEHRPVMVHRALLGSFERFMGVLIEHFNGNFPPWLAPEQVRILPVSDDNIPYCEQLQAELSDFRVEIEERSWTVGKKIQQAHDDRVPYMLIIGDDEEEAEVVSVRDRKEREEKDVQLAEFREHLETEVEQKRTDVTFLV, encoded by the coding sequence ATGAGCACGGTCACGGTCACGCTGCCGGACGGCTCCACCCTCGAGGTCGAGGAAGGAGCCACCGTCGAGGACGTCGCGTACGAGATCGGTCCCGGCCTCGGGAGCGACACGGTCGCCGGCGTCGTCGACGGGGAGCTCGTCGACAAACACACCCCCCTCCACGAGGACGTGGAGATCGAGATCGTGACACCGAGCGCCGACGAGTACCTCGACGTCCTCCGGCACTCGGCGGCCCACGTCTTCGCGCAGGCCCTCCAGCGCCTGCACCCCGAGGCGGAGCTGACGCTGGGGCCGTGGACCGACGAGGGCTTCTACTACGACGTGACCGGCGTCGACCTCGACGAGGACGATCTCGAGGAGATCGAAGCGGAGGCCGAGTCCATCGTCGAGGAGGACCTGGAGATCGAGCGCGTCCTGCTGGACCGCGAGGAGGCCGTCGAGCGCTACGAGGACAACGAGTACAAGCAGGAGATCTTAGAGACCGAGGCCGCCGGCGAGGACCCCGTCTCCTTCTACGAGCAGGGCGAGTTCTACGACCTCTGTCAGGGGCCCCACGTCGAGTCCACCGGCGAGATCGGCGGATTCGCCCTACTGGAGATCTCCGCCTCCTACTGGCGCGGCGACGAGGACAACGACACCCTCACTCGCGTCTACGGCACCGCCTTCCCCAGCGAGGACGACCTCGAGGAGTACCTCGAGCGCCGCCGGAAGGCCAAGGAGCGCGACCACCGGAAGATCGGCCAGGAGATGGACCTGTTCTCCGTCCCCGACCACTCGCCGGGCTGCGCGCACTTCCACCCCAACGGGATGCGGATGCGCCGCGAACTGGAAGAGTACGTCCGAACCAAGAACGAGGAACTCGGCTACGAGGAGGTCTGGACGCCCGAGCTCAACAAGGCCGAGCTGTGGAAGCCCACCGGCCACTACGACGCGTTCAGGGAGGACGGCGAGATGTTCGCCTGGGAGCAGGACGAGACCGAGTACGGGCTCAAGCCCATGAACTGCGCCAACCACGCGTACATCTACGGCGACGAGACCCGCTCCTACCGGGACCTGCCGGTGCGCTTCTCCGAGTTCGGCACCGTCTACCGCAACGAGCAGTCCGGCGAGCTGTCCGGGCTCCTGCGCGTGCGCGGGTTCACCCAGGACGACGGCCACGCCTTCGTCCGCCCCGACCAGATCGAAGCGGAGATCGTCGACACCCTCTCGGTCGTTCAGGACATCTACGGCCACTTCGGTCTGGAGGTCATCTACAAGCTGGAGACCCAGGGCGACGACGCCGTCGGGAGCGACGAGATCTGGTCGGAGGCCACCGACGCCCTCCGGTCGGCGCTGGAGTCCGAGGGCCTGGAGTACGAGGTCGAGGAGGGCGAGGCCGCCTTCTACGGCCCGAAGATCGCCCTGAACGCCAGGGACGCGCTCGGCCGCGAGTGGACCATCGGCACCGTGCAACTGGACTTCAACATCCCCGAGCGCCTGGACCTGACCTACGTCGGCGAAGACAACGAGGAGCACCGCCCGGTCATGGTCCACCGCGCCCTGCTGGGCTCGTTCGAGCGGTTCATGGGCGTCCTCATCGAGCACTTCAACGGGAACTTCCCGCCGTGGCTCGCGCCCGAGCAGGTCCGCATCCTGCCCGTCTCCGACGACAACATCCCCTACTGCGAGCAGTTGCAGGCGGAGCTGTCGGACTTCCGCGTCGAGATCGAGGAGCGCTCCTGGACCGTCGGCAAGAAGATCCAGCAGGCCCACGACGACCGCGTCCCCTACATGCTGATCATCGGCGACGACGAGGAGGAGGCCGAGGTCGTCTCCGTCCGCGACCGCAAGGAGCGCGAGGAGAAGGACGTCCAGCTGGCCGAGTTCCGCGAGCACCTCGAGACCGAGGTCGAGCAGAAGCGCACCGACGTCACGTTCCTAGTCTGA
- a CDS encoding signal peptidase I: protein MTDRPMQRTLTMPESTDWKRVVRVTGLAAVAAVVLLFVAAAVPQVAGADHSYVVLSDSMSPAIEAGDVVFVSDVPVDRIGEGDVVTYRGDGGRVTHRVVEVVETDSGPRFRTRGDANDGPDPALVSPDAVVGVVRFHVPLAGHVILFAQSGLGVLALVVVPAVLLIALEVRDLLAGSPGDDDAG from the coding sequence ATGACCGACAGACCAATGCAGCGTACGCTCACGATGCCGGAATCGACTGACTGGAAGCGGGTGGTTCGCGTGACCGGTTTGGCGGCGGTAGCCGCCGTCGTCCTCCTGTTCGTCGCTGCGGCCGTGCCGCAGGTCGCCGGCGCGGACCACAGCTACGTCGTGCTCTCGGACAGCATGTCGCCCGCCATCGAGGCCGGCGACGTGGTCTTCGTGTCCGACGTCCCGGTCGACCGGATCGGCGAGGGCGACGTCGTCACCTACCGCGGCGACGGCGGGCGGGTGACCCACCGCGTCGTCGAGGTCGTCGAGACCGACTCGGGGCCCCGGTTCCGAACCAGAGGCGACGCGAACGACGGGCCGGATCCGGCGCTGGTGTCCCCCGACGCCGTCGTCGGCGTCGTCCGGTTTCACGTCCCGCTCGCAGGCCACGTGATTCTGTTCGCCCAGTCCGGGCTCGGCGTCCTCGCGCTCGTCGTCGTCCCGGCGGTACTCCTGATCGCACTGGAGGTCCGGGACCTGCTCGCCGGCAGCCCGGGTGATGACGATGCCGGATGA
- a CDS encoding TasA family protein, producing the protein MEHDRIAVTRRRLLGGLGTVAGASAATGAGTMAAFSDSESSTVDGLQAGTLDLTTDSDGAGVTFLDVDGIAPGDRGAQSLTLGNGGSIEGVLEVDLDEWRSYESGDDAPGGGTLKNYLRIQLLVDGDTVAVDGRDWNDVQDLPENETLSSGTTIPPGGSATVAVKWHFDPPNTGNAKDAEGDSVEIDVTFRLVQSGGG; encoded by the coding sequence ATGGAGCACGACAGAATCGCAGTCACGCGACGACGACTCCTCGGCGGCCTCGGAACGGTCGCCGGCGCGAGCGCCGCGACCGGCGCGGGGACGATGGCGGCGTTCAGCGACTCCGAATCCAGTACTGTCGACGGCCTGCAGGCCGGGACGCTCGACCTAACGACCGACAGCGACGGCGCGGGGGTCACGTTCCTTGACGTCGACGGAATCGCGCCGGGCGACCGCGGGGCGCAGAGCCTCACGCTGGGGAACGGCGGTTCGATCGAGGGGGTACTCGAGGTCGACCTCGACGAGTGGCGGTCCTACGAGAGCGGCGACGACGCCCCCGGTGGCGGGACTCTCAAGAACTACCTCCGGATTCAGTTGCTCGTCGACGGTGACACGGTAGCGGTCGACGGCCGGGACTGGAACGACGTGCAGGACCTCCCCGAGAACGAGACGCTGTCCTCGGGGACCACGATTCCCCCGGGCGGTAGTGCTACGGTTGCGGTGAAATGGCACTTCGACCCGCCGAACACGGGCAACGCGAAGGACGCGGAGGGCGACAGCGTCGAGATCGACGTGACCTTTCGGCTTGTCCAGTCTGGAGGTGGGTGA